The following nucleotide sequence is from Phormidium ambiguum IAM M-71.
GGTGTAAAAATGCCAATTCCATAAGTAGCAATATCTTGTAAAAACCAAGGAACTGAAGCCAAAATTGTGTTGCGAAGGTATTGTGGAGAAAATAAAGAACTATAAGGAAGACTTGGTTCTCTGTCTGGGGGATCGGTTGTTGGGGTAATTGCGATCGGTTCATCTAATAAAGTAGTTGCAGCTTTAGAAGCTTCCTCATATTCACCTCTGGCAATGTAATAACGAGGACTTTCTAGTAAGAAACTAAAACGTAAAATTGCCACAATAATTGCTAATATTAACCCCACTCCTAACATCCAACGCCACGAATATTGAATTATTGGTAAGATTGAGTCTGGATAAAAGATTTGAAACAAATGAATTGTAATTAATCCAGTTATAGCACCTAAAAGTGCACCAACCGCTTGAAAAGTAAAAGCCCCAATTACCATTCTTCCCCGTAGTCGAGACGGAACATTTTCCGTAATATAAGCTACACTAATTGGATAATCTGCGCCAATACCAACACCCACCAAAAAACGAAATATAATTAAAGAAGTAGCATTCCAAGCAAATGCTGTTCCAGCAGTGGCAATGACAAAAATGGCAATATCAATAACTAACATTAACTGTCGGCCAATTTTATCAGTAATCGGGCCTAAAGTTAGTGCGCCTACTAAAGATCCAGCAATTGCAGCTACCGCCACAGCACCTATTTGCGCCGAACCTAAATTAAAGTCTCGCTGAAGAAATGGTAAAGCAAGACCAATAATAAAAAAATCGAAACCGTCTAAAGCAATTAATCCAGCAGATAGCAACCAAAGTAACCACATAACACGAGTTACTGGTGCAGCATCCAGCCTTTCTTCAAAGGATAAAGGTTGGGTAGTTAAAGTTGTAGTCATTCGATTTCAGATTTAAGATTTTTAGATTTTAGATTGACCCTCAAGATCAATATTTTGTCTCTAATTAACTCGATCTTCCCATATCTCAAGGATGATTTATCCCCAGCTAAGCAGAAAATTTAAGTAAAATCAAGATAACATCTAGCGATCGTTTTTGAGAATATCATGTGGAAACCTGAACTCCTAGCCCCAGCAAAAAATTTAGAACGCCTCAAAGTTGCCATTGCTTATGGGGCGGATGCGATATATTTAGGTGGTCAAAATTATGGCTTGCGGGCGCGTGCAGATAATTTTACCGATCGGGAATTAGAGCAAGCTGTAGTATTTGCTCATCAACATAATGCGAAAATTTATGTTACTCTAAATGCTTTTCTTCACGATACAGACTTTGTGGGATTAGCTGAATATTGCCAGTTTTTAGAATCTATTGGTGTAGATGCTGTAATTGTTTCCGATCTTGGTGTAATTCGAGCTATTCGTAATAGTTCAAACTTAAATATTCACTTATCAACCCAAGCTTCTTGCATCAATTATTATGCAGGTTTGTTGTGGAAAGAAATGGGAGTAAAGCGATTAATTGTTGGGCGAGAACTTACTATTGCTGAAGCTGGCGCAATTCGAGAAAAATCAGGCATTGAAGTAGAAATGTTTACTCACGGTGCCATGTGTATGGCTTATTCTGGACATTGCACTATCTCTAATTTTACCGCAGGTCGAGATTCTAATCGTGGTGGTTGTATTCAATCTTGTCGATTACCTTATCATTTAGAAACTGATGATA
It contains:
- a CDS encoding MFS transporter, which translates into the protein MTTTLTTQPLSFEERLDAAPVTRVMWLLWLLSAGLIALDGFDFFIIGLALPFLQRDFNLGSAQIGAVAVAAIAGSLVGALTLGPITDKIGRQLMLVIDIAIFVIATAGTAFAWNATSLIIFRFLVGVGIGADYPISVAYITENVPSRLRGRMVIGAFTFQAVGALLGAITGLITIHLFQIFYPDSILPIIQYSWRWMLGVGLILAIIVAILRFSFLLESPRYYIARGEYEEASKAATTLLDEPIAITPTTDPPDREPSLPYSSLFSPQYLRNTILASVPWFLQDIATYGIGIFTPTIIGALAFENATSFIEREMAAAKGSAFVDLFLIAGFLLAVFFIEKVGRIRLQIIGFCGMAVGLLVLASSNFIDSDSFLNTAIVFLGFFIFNLMMNAGPNSTTFLLSGEVFTTSIRASGAGFAAAFAKAGAVLGTFAMPILQKSIGISILLFLLSVFCILAAIITYMFRVETTGKSLEAVNRF
- a CDS encoding U32 family peptidase, with amino-acid sequence MWKPELLAPAKNLERLKVAIAYGADAIYLGGQNYGLRARADNFTDRELEQAVVFAHQHNAKIYVTLNAFLHDTDFVGLAEYCQFLESIGVDAVIVSDLGVIRAIRNSSNLNIHLSTQASCINYYAGLLWKEMGVKRLIVGRELTIAEAGAIREKSGIEVEMFTHGAMCMAYSGHCTISNFTAGRDSNRGGCIQSCRLPYHLETDDNKSDDLVTFMSSRDLWGIYQIGEFFQHQICSLKIEGRMKSSFYVGLTCKIYRQLIDAYAAGTLSAEMLKFAAQELQSVPNRDYFSGSLETPAGRDSVFGQLSGINTGTYEYLGLVIDTTPEEIVLRLVEPLRVGEEIEIIPFAGEAIRGKVDRLFSITGERVQFMRQDSIVRIPKFPAATNTENIAKYNVVRFKSTIKEVAHAI